The Roseibium sp. Sym1 nucleotide sequence TCGATGCCTGCCGCGACAATCCTTTCGCCGCCACCCGTGCGCTCGCCAGGGGCTTCAAGAGCGATTCCAAGGGCCTGGCCCGGGTCAATCACCAGCTCCGGGACCTGATGGTGGTCTATTCGGCCCAGCCTGACCACCAGGCGCTCGACGGAGACGGTGACAACAGCCCGTTCATGGAGGCTTTTTCGGCCGTTCTGACCGCAAAGGACAGTGTCCGCCTCACCGAGGCGCTGATCGACATCACCAATTTCGTGCGCACCAAGACGGCCAACAAGCAGCTGCCCTATACCGAGGGCACGCTGTCGGTGCATGTCCAGCTGACCCGGCAGGAACCGCTGCAGACGGCGGCCGAACCGCCGGTCTGTCCGGCGGACGGCGAGGTCCTGTCCCTGCGGGATCTGGAAGACTACGTGGAATTCGACGACGGACCGTCGGGCCTTGTGGTGAGCGACGCCGGGACGCGCCTGCTGGAACTCTGCCCGAAAGACGGCGGGATCCTGGTGCATGGCCGCTTTGACCAGCACTTCTCGCCCGCCGACCTGCGCGATCCGGTGAACGAAGGCGCCGGCTATTATTTCAAGACCGGCGACGGCAGCGACGCCCATCTGTGGTTCTATGCCGAGGAAGATGCCGAGGCCCCGGCGCAGATCGGCATCTATGTCAATGGCGACGAAATCACCTGGATCTCCACCGGCTGGGTGTTCTGATTTTTTCAAAAGGGCGCGCGGGTTCGCGGCCTGGCCGCGGGAGCGCCTGCCGGTGTCTCCGGGCGGCGAACGGCAAGACGGCATTGATCCGCCACAGGCACCATCCTGCCGGCACTGTCACTTCTCGCATTGACAATTCCCGGGGCCGCGGCTCATGTGGCCGCGCCGGACCGGCCGGGCAGGACGATTCCGGGACGGCACGAGATTGAAAAGATCCGTCCGGTCCACGGGCAACGGGCAGGGCGGGTCGAACGACAAAGATTTTCACGGAGGCCTTCATGCGACTGACACCCCCATCCTTCATCGTTTTCCTGATTTCCCTGGCGCTGTTCGTCGTCGCGGTCCTGCCGATGCTCGGCATCGCCGTCCCGAGCATCGGCGTCTCCACAATCCACCTGCTGATCGGCTCCTGGGCCGTGCTGGCCGCCGGGGTGCTGTTCAAGGGGATCTAGGGTCAAAAGGATCCGGTATGGGCACCGGCACATACCCTACGCTTCGGCGGTCATCCCCGACACGCAAAGCGCGATCGGGGACCCATTGGTTGCCGAGGCTCTTGAAAGGGGCAGGGCGGTGTGGCTTGGCTGTGCCTTTTCCCGACTTCCAGGCGGGCTGTGATGTGGATCGGGTCCCGGGTCGGGGCCGGGATGACTCAGTGGGTGGATACCGGTTGCGCCTTTTTCCTGGCAGTCATCCCCGACAAGCGCAGCGCAGATCGGGGATCCATTGGCTCCCGAGGCTCTTGAAAGGGGCAGGGCGGTGTGGATCGGCATCGCCCTTTCCCGATTTTCTGGCGGGCTGAGAGGCGGATTGGATCCCGGCTCATGGCCGGGATGACTCCGAGTTTGGGATGAAGACGTGCCATTTCCCTCGGCAAAACTTCCGGTTTCGCCGCGGGCCATCTACCGGTTCAAGTCCTCGTAAAGATCCCGCCAATCCGGATTGAATTGCTCGATGGCCTGGATTTTCCAGGCACGTGGCCAGCGTTTGAGGCGCTTCTCACGGGCGATTGCCTCTTCCGGTACCTCATGGGTTTCGTAATAAACCAGCCGGGTCACCTTGTAGCGCCGGGTGAACCCGCTGCCGGAACCGTCCCGGTGCTGGTAGACCCGCAAAGACAGATTGTTGGTCACGCCGACATAAAGCGTTCCTCGCTGCCGGCTGGCCAGAACATAGACGAAAAACGCCATGCAGCTCTTCTGACGCCTATCGTATTATTGTGCAAGTCAAAGTTGATTAGACCGCGCCCAAACCCCCGCTGGTCATCCCCGACAAGCGGAGCGCAGATCGGGGATCCATTGGCTCCTGTAGCCTATGGGAAAGGCAGGACGATGCTGATCGCCAGTGGCCTTTCCCGATTTCCAGGCGAGCTGTGATGTGGATTGGGGCTCATGGCCGGGATTGTTTGTCTGAAGAGGTTTTATAGTGGGGTTGGTCTCCCGGACTGCAATTCCGGGAGACCAGTGACAGACGACCGAGCCGGGATAGGGTTTTCACCCGTTGTCATCAAGGTTCTCTGTCGCTTCCTTTTCCCGCTTGGAGAGTTGGATGGGCCGCTGGTCGCACGCCCGCAAACAATCCGAAGCATGAACAGGATACCATCTTCATGAGCGTTCTTGAATGTGCACCGTCCCATGTGGTCGGTATTGATGTTTCCAAAGACACTTTGGTGGTCTTTGATCAGACACAGCAGAGACTGACGAGTATCGACAACAATCGGGACGCGATCGCCAAACTGGTCGCCTCTTTTGGTCCGGACGCACTGGTTGTGTGCGAGCCCACTGGCGGACACGAGGCTCTCCTGGTGAGTGAGCTGATAGCGCAAGGCGTTGCCTGCCACCGGGCCGACACCCTGAAGGTCCAGGCGTTCATTAAGTCTTTCGGCCGGCTGGCAAAAACCGATGCCATCGATGCCAAGGCACTTGCTCAATATGGCGAAGAACGCTGGAAACAGCTCCCGCTGCTCCAACCCAAAGACGAGGCACAAGGGGAGCTGGCTGCGTTGGTAAGCCGGCGGGAGGGGCTCATGGCGATCAAGATAGCCGAGACCAATCGCTTGAAGGCCCCTGCCAACAACAGGAGACTTGTGAGATCGTTCAAGACCGTCATTGCCTGTGTGCAGAGGCAAATCGACCGGATCGACGAGGAGATCGAAGACCTGATCGCCTCCTCCCAGACCCTGTCACGACGCATGCAGATCTGCTGTTCTTTGCCTGGTGTGGGGGAACGGACAGCCATTGCCTTGCTCGCAACGATGCCAGAGCTGGGTACCCTAACCCGAAGGCAGGCTGCTTCCCTCGCGGGGCTGGCGCCGCACCCCAGAGACAGCGGAACCCTAAAAGGCTACCGCAAAATGCGGGGAGGACGACCCGAAGTTCGCAAAGGCGTCTTTATGGCCGCACTGGCTGGATCGCGAGCAAAAGGACCGTTAAGTGCCTTCTATCAAAGGCTTATTGAAAACGGAAAGAAGCCTATCGTAGCCATCTCCGCACTCATGAGAAAGATCATCGTCATCCTAAATGCAAAAATCAGAGACGAAATGAGCGCAATGAGTTGATGACCCGGAGGGTGAAGGCGTGCCTTTTCCCCGGCAATCATCCCTGGCAAGCGAAGCGCAAATCAGGGATCCATTGGTTTCTGTGGGGCTTGGAAAAGGCGCAGCAGTGCCCCTTGGGACAGCCCGGAAAGGTTCCGGAAAAGTCCCCCTACCCGTTCAGCCAGATCACCCCGGAGATGATCAGCACGGCAACCACACCGACGGCGACCAGCGTCTGGGTGTCCGGGCCGGGGCTCTTGCCGGGGGGCGGGCGGAAGTACTTTTCGTCCGGGTCCTCGTTCGGATCGGGCACCGGCTCCGGCCGGGCCTTCGGCTTGACCAGCTTCAGCACCAGGAACAGGGAGAGGATCGCCGTGACGATCGCCATCAGCGGCCCGACGGTCACCGCGACCCCCATGGCAATGCCGCCATTCATATCCCTGCCCTCGATGGCGACGAAGATCGGATAGGCGGTAAAAAATGCGCCGAAATATCCGACGACGGCGCCGACGATGGCACCCAGAATGGCCAGGATGGCGCGCATGTGACAGTCTCCAATTTGTCCTGCTTTAGTAATCACCTGACAGTTCGGCCATTTTGATGGACGCGCGACCGCAAGAGTCGGGCGCGTCCTGACGAAGGTATGGCCATGTCGCTCCGTTGGCGGGTTAGATGAAGTCACCACAACACTCATCAACCCAACGGAGACAACATGACCACGAAGGACAAGATAGCACGTCGCAAGCTTTCCCTGCTCGATCTTGCAAAGGATCTGGACAACGTTTCGAAGGCCTGCCGGCTGATGGGCTACTCGCGCCAGCAGTTCTACGAGATCAGGCGCAACTTCCAGACCTATGGCGCCGACGGCCTCGTCGACCGCCTGCCGGGCGCGAAGGGACCGCACCCGAACCGGGTGAGCGAAGAGATCGAGGCGGCGGTTCTCGACCATGCCCTTGAGCACCCCTGCCACGGTGCCCTGCGCGTGGAACAGGAACTGCGGCTGAAGGGGCTTCAGGTCTCCTCCGGCGGTGTGCGCGGGGTCTGGCAGCGCCATGGCCTCTTGACCAAGCACGAGCGCCTGCTGCGCCTGGAAAAGGCGACTGCGGAGCGCAAAATAGACCTGTCGGATGAACAGATCCGCCTGTTGGAGCGGTTCTCGCCGGAGTTCAGGGAACGCCACATCGAAGCCCCTCACACGGGCAGTCTTGTGGCCGTGGACACTTTCTTCGTCGGCACCTTGAAGGGCGTCGGCAAGATCTATCTGCAAAGCGCCATCGACTGCCACTCCCGTCATGCCTGGGCACGGCTCTATACCTCGAAACTGCCGATCACCGCGGTTCACATCCTGAACAACGACGTTTTGCCAACCTTCGAGGCGGCCAACGCCAGGATCGAGGTGGTGCTGTCCGACAACGGTCGGGAATTCTGCGGTCGGCCGGACCGTCATCCATACGAGCTGTTCCTGCAACTGGAGGAGATCGAGCATCGCACCACCAAGGTCAAGCGGCCGCAATCGAACGGCATTGTCGAGCGCTTTCACCGCACGCTTCTGGACGAGCATTTCCGCGTTGAAGGCAGGCGAACATGGTTCGAGAGCGTGGAGGAGATGCAGACGGTTCTCGACGCATACCTTGTCCACTACAATACCAGGCGCCCGCATCAGGGCCGCAACATGAACGGTAGAACCCCGGCCCAGGCCTTCAAGGACGGCCTGCCCAAAATCCAGCAGAAGAAGGAGAAAACGCCACCCAGAACCAAAGCCGCATAACCCGCCTCGACGAGCGGAGACTGTCAGGTCAATACTGTTTCAGTACAT carries:
- a CDS encoding caspase family protein; this translates as MKPVLVRLLLPLIVALCTVSAARAASTALIIGNSAYQDVTPLDNPTHDADLAARTFAALGFDTVVVLDADAATMRAALAEFKTRAADAEIAAIFYAGHGVQANNVNYLLPTDTGAATKEQFEQTAIRMEEFLDALSATTGVKLLIVDACRDNPFAATRALARGFKSDSKGLARVNHQLRDLMVVYSAQPDHQALDGDGDNSPFMEAFSAVLTAKDSVRLTEALIDITNFVRTKTANKQLPYTEGTLSVHVQLTRQEPLQTAAEPPVCPADGEVLSLRDLEDYVEFDDGPSGLVVSDAGTRLLELCPKDGGILVHGRFDQHFSPADLRDPVNEGAGYYFKTGDGSDAHLWFYAEEDAEAPAQIGIYVNGDEITWISTGWVF
- a CDS encoding GIY-YIG nuclease family protein, with the translated sequence MAFFVYVLASRQRGTLYVGVTNNLSLRVYQHRDGSGSGFTRRYKVTRLVYYETHEVPEEAIAREKRLKRWPRAWKIQAIEQFNPDWRDLYEDLNR
- a CDS encoding IS110 family transposase is translated as MSVLECAPSHVVGIDVSKDTLVVFDQTQQRLTSIDNNRDAIAKLVASFGPDALVVCEPTGGHEALLVSELIAQGVACHRADTLKVQAFIKSFGRLAKTDAIDAKALAQYGEERWKQLPLLQPKDEAQGELAALVSRREGLMAIKIAETNRLKAPANNRRLVRSFKTVIACVQRQIDRIDEEIEDLIASSQTLSRRMQICCSLPGVGERTAIALLATMPELGTLTRRQAASLAGLAPHPRDSGTLKGYRKMRGGRPEVRKGVFMAALAGSRAKGPLSAFYQRLIENGKKPIVAISALMRKIIVILNAKIRDEMSAMS
- a CDS encoding IS481 family transposase, coding for MTTKDKIARRKLSLLDLAKDLDNVSKACRLMGYSRQQFYEIRRNFQTYGADGLVDRLPGAKGPHPNRVSEEIEAAVLDHALEHPCHGALRVEQELRLKGLQVSSGGVRGVWQRHGLLTKHERLLRLEKATAERKIDLSDEQIRLLERFSPEFRERHIEAPHTGSLVAVDTFFVGTLKGVGKIYLQSAIDCHSRHAWARLYTSKLPITAVHILNNDVLPTFEAANARIEVVLSDNGREFCGRPDRHPYELFLQLEEIEHRTTKVKRPQSNGIVERFHRTLLDEHFRVEGRRTWFESVEEMQTVLDAYLVHYNTRRPHQGRNMNGRTPAQAFKDGLPKIQQKKEKTPPRTKAA